The following proteins are encoded in a genomic region of Syntrophotaleaceae bacterium:
- a CDS encoding MarR family transcriptional regulator has protein sequence MDNKQRLMDIIEHVSRALVNAKVQKLKKIGGAEINLTQFQYINVIKQNDEVTFTGLAEALNLSKPAVTSIVNKLIEQGYVYKCQSANDRRVYYIHLTAEGKQVAEAYEAASREYVEGVHQRLTAEEFARMVQLMEKGLH, from the coding sequence ATGGACAACAAACAGCGACTGATGGACATCATCGAACACGTCAGCCGGGCACTGGTCAATGCCAAAGTTCAGAAACTAAAAAAAATCGGCGGCGCAGAAATCAATCTGACCCAGTTTCAGTACATCAACGTCATCAAGCAGAATGACGAAGTGACCTTCACGGGTCTTGCAGAGGCGCTGAATCTCAGCAAACCCGCCGTGACCTCCATCGTGAACAAGCTGATCGAACAGGGTTACGTCTACAAGTGCCAATCGGCGAACGACCGGAGGGTTTATTACATTCACTTGACAGCCGAGGGCAAACAGGTCGCCGAGGCTTATGAGGCAGCCAGCCGTGAATATGTTGAGGGCGTTCATCAACGGCTGACCGCGGAGGAATTTGCCCGCATGGTGCAACTCATGGAAAAAGGTCTGCATTGA